One stretch of Hyalangium gracile DNA includes these proteins:
- a CDS encoding peptidylprolyl isomerase yields MGMMDEARAGKDLYATFDTTEGKVVVKLFAKDAPKTVENFVGLATGEKEWKHPATGDRKVGEPLYNGTIFHRCIPEFMIQGGDPLGRGTGGPGYRFEDEFQSGRRFDRKGLLAMANAGPNTNGSQFFITVVPTPHLNNRHTIFGEVVQGYEVVDRIANEIPKGPGDRPTTEVRINSLTISTTAP; encoded by the coding sequence ATGGGCATGATGGACGAGGCGCGCGCTGGGAAGGACCTTTACGCCACCTTCGACACGACCGAAGGGAAGGTCGTCGTGAAGCTGTTCGCCAAGGACGCGCCGAAGACGGTGGAGAACTTCGTGGGGCTGGCCACCGGCGAGAAGGAGTGGAAGCACCCGGCCACCGGTGACCGCAAGGTAGGCGAGCCGCTCTACAACGGGACCATCTTCCACCGCTGCATCCCGGAGTTCATGATTCAGGGCGGCGATCCGCTCGGCCGGGGGACGGGCGGCCCGGGTTACCGCTTCGAGGATGAGTTCCAGAGCGGCCGGCGTTTCGACAGGAAGGGCCTGCTGGCCATGGCCAACGCGGGGCCCAACACCAACGGCAGCCAGTTCTTCATCACCGTGGTGCCCACCCCCCACCTCAACAACCGCCACACCATCTTCGGCGAGGTGGTACAGGGCTATGAGGTAGTCGACCGCATCGCCAACGAGATTCCCAAGGGCCCGGGCGACCGGCCCACCACCGAAGTGCGCATCAACAGCCTGACCATCTCGACGACCGCGCCGTAG